The following are from one region of the Bremerella sp. JC817 genome:
- a CDS encoding ATP-binding cassette domain-containing protein gives MANLEIVDVSHAYGPKKVLNNVNLRVGAGQVVALVGPSGCGKSTLLRAILGTHPPQSGQVLVGEKVVDGPTRDVGIVYQHYSLYEFLTARQNVAFGLMLDQTSLPFRVFNYFAWRKLRKQHLEQADEFLKKVGLYAARDQYPSEMSGGMRQRVAIAQALIMQPSVLLLDEPFGALDEATREELQLMLLQLYAENVRARSENRVPPYTVVIVTHELNEALFVSDRVVGLSQYHSDGANGATIVYDRPAPIFKPDDEKDLSRFVEQKEELIQCVFSPTVQKDHLDYITFWKEHEKHPTTSGADG, from the coding sequence ATGGCCAACTTGGAAATTGTCGACGTTTCTCATGCCTACGGGCCGAAAAAAGTTCTCAACAACGTCAACCTGCGGGTCGGTGCCGGGCAAGTTGTTGCGCTCGTCGGTCCGAGTGGATGTGGCAAGTCGACCTTGCTCCGAGCGATCCTCGGAACGCATCCTCCGCAATCTGGCCAAGTGCTGGTCGGCGAAAAGGTAGTCGATGGCCCGACACGCGATGTTGGAATTGTTTACCAGCACTATAGCTTGTACGAGTTCCTGACCGCACGGCAGAACGTTGCCTTCGGATTGATGCTCGACCAGACATCGCTCCCGTTCCGCGTGTTCAATTATTTCGCCTGGCGAAAGCTTCGCAAGCAACACTTGGAACAAGCGGACGAGTTTCTGAAGAAAGTCGGCCTGTACGCTGCCCGCGATCAATATCCGAGCGAAATGTCGGGCGGCATGCGACAGCGCGTGGCGATCGCCCAGGCCCTGATCATGCAACCCAGCGTGCTGCTGCTGGACGAACCTTTCGGCGCACTCGATGAGGCGACACGTGAAGAACTGCAGTTGATGCTGCTTCAGTTATATGCCGAAAATGTCCGAGCTCGCTCCGAAAATCGTGTTCCTCCTTATACCGTCGTGATCGTCACGCACGAGCTGAACGAAGCCCTTTTCGTGAGCGATCGTGTGGTCGGTCTTTCGCAATATCATTCCGACGGCGCCAATGGAGCGACAATCGTTTACGACCGCCCTGCCCCAATCTTCAAGCCCGATGACGAGAAAGACCTCAGCCGCTTCGTCGAACAAAAGGAAGAGCTGATCCAGTGCGTCTTCAGCCCGACCGTGCAGAAAGATCACCTCGATTACATCACCTTCTGGAAAGAACACGAGAAGCACCCAACGACTTCCGGCGCCGACGGTTAA
- a CDS encoding aromatic ring-hydroxylating dioxygenase subunit alpha, producing MDYHFDPTIPIQAAPTPPASWYTDPLVFAAEKRQVFEKAWIAVGRNDQITSPGSYFTGDLVGNPYLVVRDEEGNLRAMHNVCRHHAALVAQECGRTCELVCPYHGWTYRLDGRLKKAPRMGKMADFDVEQFSLPPISATQWGPFVFIDLDGPLGGEDNPRNLAADFQPLVAPLAELGIEGMKWIERRVYTIRCNWKVFVDNSLDGGYHVAYAHEQLAAGLEFDGYETHIYDRSSVQICRSSGSDDRLGEKVTYAWLYPNFFINRYGRMMDTNLVIPLTVDTCQVIFDFYADYEDVEQWDAKRTIRKSIQQSHVIQQEDVDICESTQKGLQSISFHRGRYSSKLEQSVHAFHQMLWSEIKEDLPT from the coding sequence ATGGATTACCACTTCGACCCAACCATCCCGATTCAGGCCGCACCGACTCCGCCGGCGTCATGGTACACCGACCCTTTGGTCTTTGCAGCCGAGAAACGCCAGGTCTTTGAAAAGGCTTGGATCGCCGTGGGACGCAACGACCAAATTACTTCGCCGGGAAGCTACTTCACCGGCGATCTGGTCGGCAATCCTTATCTCGTAGTTCGTGACGAGGAAGGAAACCTTAGGGCGATGCACAATGTTTGTCGACATCATGCGGCGCTGGTGGCCCAGGAATGTGGTCGAACTTGTGAACTGGTATGCCCTTACCATGGTTGGACCTATCGACTGGATGGTCGGCTGAAAAAGGCTCCGCGGATGGGCAAGATGGCCGATTTCGATGTCGAGCAGTTCTCGCTTCCGCCGATCAGCGCGACGCAGTGGGGGCCGTTTGTCTTTATCGATCTCGACGGTCCGCTGGGGGGCGAAGACAATCCGCGTAACCTGGCGGCCGACTTTCAGCCGCTGGTCGCTCCGCTGGCAGAGCTCGGCATCGAGGGGATGAAATGGATCGAGCGACGCGTCTACACGATTCGTTGTAACTGGAAGGTGTTTGTCGATAACTCGCTCGATGGCGGATATCATGTCGCCTATGCCCACGAACAACTGGCGGCCGGGCTCGAGTTCGACGGCTACGAAACCCACATCTACGATCGCTCGTCGGTGCAGATTTGCCGATCGAGCGGTTCCGACGATCGACTGGGCGAGAAGGTCACCTATGCCTGGCTGTATCCCAATTTCTTCATCAATCGCTATGGACGAATGATGGATACGAACCTGGTGATCCCGCTGACGGTCGATACCTGCCAGGTCATCTTCGATTTTTATGCCGACTACGAAGATGTCGAGCAGTGGGATGCTAAGCGAACCATTCGCAAGTCGATTCAACAAAGCCACGTGATTCAGCAGGAAGACGTCGATATCTGCGAGTCGACGCAAAAAGGATTGCAGTCGATATCGTTTCATCGCGGTCGTTATTCGTCGAAGCTCGAACAATCGGTCCACGCGTTCCACCAGATGCTGTGGAGCGAGATCAAGGAAGACCTCCCAACATGA